A section of the Macaca thibetana thibetana isolate TM-01 chromosome 10, ASM2454274v1, whole genome shotgun sequence genome encodes:
- the LOC126964040 gene encoding ret finger protein-like 2, which translates to MESNERALPAEPSVRNRIKLKSRDIWALEIEERHGVGFCPFAEQLVFLFTVDMTLDANTTNNFLLISDDLRSVRSGCIRQNRQDLAERFDLSICVLGSPCFTCDCHYWEVDVGTSTEWDLGVCRESVHRKGRIQLTTERGFWTVSLRAGGRLSARTVPLTFLFVDRKLQRVGIFLDMGMQNVSFFDAEGGSHVYIFRRVSPEEPLRPFLAPSIPPNGDQGVLSSCPVMNSGTTDTPVHPGEAR; encoded by the coding sequence AAACAGAATTAAACTAAAGTCAAGAGATATTTGGGCCTTGGAAATAGAGGAGAGACATGGGGTTGGCTTCTGTCCATTTGCTGAGcaacttgttttccttttcacagTGGATATGACCTTGGATGCCAACACAACCAACAACTTCCTCCTCATTTCCGACGACCTCAGGAGCGTCCGAAGTGGGTGCATCAGACAGAATCGGCAAGACCTTGCTGAGAGATTTGACTTGTCCATTTGTGTCCTGGGTTCCCCTTGCTTTACCTGTGACTGCCACTACTGGGAGGTGGACGTGGGAACAAGCACAGAATGGGACCTGGGAGTCTGCAGAGAATCTGTTCACCGCAAAGGAAGGATCCAGCTGACCACAGAGCGTGGATTCTGGACTGTGAGTTTGAGGGCTGGAGGCCGCCTCTCTGCCAGAACGGTGCCGCTGACTTTCCTCTTCGTAGACCGCAAGTTACAGCGAGTGGGGATTTTTCTGGATATGGGCATGCAGAACGTTTCCTTTTTTGATGCTGAAGGTGGTTCCCATGTCTATATATTCAGGAGAGTCTCTCCtgaggagccactgcgcccgtttCTGGCTCCTTCAATTCCACCCAATGGTGATCAGGGTGTCCTGAGTAGCTGTCCTGTGATGAACTCAGGCACTACTGATACTCCGGTCCATCCTGGGGAGGCCAGATAG